The Pogona vitticeps strain Pit_001003342236 chromosome 3, PviZW2.1, whole genome shotgun sequence genome includes a window with the following:
- the LOC110085442 gene encoding acetylserotonin O-methyltransferase-like: MSVTEDTETIRTLFRQQHGFLMSKIMFTACELGVFDLLLESGEPLSSGAIAERLGTSPSGTERLLEACVSLKLLRMERKDSEGLYGNTNLANLYLAKSSPKTQYHYLKFYSEVTYPGLQFLTDIVREGKGLFKKTHGMLPNSCFAALYRSEEELQRFSDAMNDAWNLYGREVMSAFNLSQFPLIYDLGGGSGTLAKECVSLYPNSMVTIFDLPKVVERAKKQPMSSDKGQITFQEGDFFKDPVPEADLYILARILHDWEDEKCVQLLTKLHQACRPGGGVLVIEMLLNEDRCGPFEAHLHSMLMLVLTEGKDRTPSEYKALFTAAGFKEIQHKKGSCYSIVLGRKQ; the protein is encoded by the exons ATGAGTGTTACAGAAGACACAGAAACTATTAGAACCTTGTTTCGGCAGCAGCATGGCTTTCTCATGTCAAAG ATTATGTTCACTGCCTGTGAGCTGGGAGTATTTGATCTGCTCTTGGAGTCGGGAGAACCCCTGAGCTCAGGGGCCATTGCTGAACGCCTCGGTACCAGCCCCAGTGGAACGGAGAGGCTGCTGGAGGCCTGTGTGAGCTTAAAGCTCCTGAGGATGGAGAGGAAGGACAGTGAAG gCCTTTATGGTAACACAAACCTTGCTAATCTCTATCTTGCTAAATCAAGCCCAAAGACTCAGTATCATTACCTGAAGTTCTACTCGGAAGTCACCtatccaggtctgcagttcttgACTGACATTGTGAG GGAAGGAAAAGGACTATTTAAGAAAACACATGGCATGTTACCAAACAGTTGTTTTGCGGCTTTGTACag ATCAGAGGAAGAGTTGCAAAGATTCTCTGATGCCATGAATGATGCCTGGAATTTGTATGGTAGAGAAGTGATGTCTGCATTTAATCTTTCTCAATTCCCACTCATTTATGATCTGGGAG GGGGTAGTGGCACCTTGGCTAAGGAATGCGTCTCCTTATATCCAAATTCTATGGTGACTATTTTTGACCTTCCTAAAGTAGTGGAAAGAGCAAAGAAGCAACCTATGTCCTCAGACAAAGGCCAGATTACATTCCAGGAAG GGGACTTTTTTAAAGACCCGGTTCCTGAAGCTGACCTGTACATTTTGGCTCGGATTCTGCATGACTGGGAGGATGAAAAGTGTGTGCAGCTGCTAACCAAACTGCACCAAGCCTGCAGGCCTG GTGGTGGGGTGCTAGTCATTGAAATGCTTCTCAATGAGGACAGATGTGGACCTTTTGAAGCCCACCTACACTCCATGCTGATGCTGGTTCTCACGGAGGGAAAAGACCGGACCCCATCTGAATACAAGGCGCTCTTCACTGCCGCTGGCTTCAAGGAGATTCAGCACAAGAAAGGAAGCTGCTACAGCATTGTTCTAGGAAGAAAACAGTAG
- the LOC110085416 gene encoding acetylserotonin O-methyltransferase: MSVTEDTETIRTLFRQQHGFLMSKIMFTACELGVFDLLLESGEPLSSGAIAERLGTSPSGTERLLEACVSLKLLRMERKDSEGFYGNTNLANLCLAKSSPKSQYHYLKYYSEVIYPGLQFLTDIVREGEGLFSKTHGMLPNSFFEAFYRSEEEMQRFSDTMDDAWNLYGREVMSAFNLSQFSLIYDLGGGSGALAKECISLYPNSMVTVFDLPKVVERAKKQPMSSDKRRITFKEGDFFKDPVPEADLYILARILHDWEDEKCLQLLTKLHQACRPGGGVLVIEMLLNEDRCGPFEVHLHSLLMLVLTEGKERTPSEYKALITTAGFKDVQHKKGSRYGIILGRKQ; this comes from the exons ATGAGTGTTACAGAAGACACAGAAACTATTAGAACCTTATTTCGGCAGCAACATGGCTTTCTCATGTCAAAG ATTATGTTCACTGCCTGTGAGCTGGGAGTATTTGATCTGCTCTTGGAGTCGGGAGAACCCCTGAGCTCAGGGGCCATTGCTGAACGCCTCGGCACCAGCCCCAGTGGAACGGAGAGGCTGCTGGAGGCCTGTGTGAGCTTAAAGCTCCTGAGGATGGAGAGGAAGGACAGCGAAG gCTTTTATGGTAACACAAACCTTGCTAATCTCTGTCTTGCTAAATCAAGCCCAAAGTCTCAGTATCATTACCTGAAGTACTATTCTGAAGTCATCtatccaggtctgcagttcttgACTGACATTGTGAG GGAAGGGGAAGGACTATTTTCGAAAACACATGGCATGTTACCAAACAGTTTTTTTGAGGCTTTTTACag ATCAGAGGAAGAGATGCAAAGATTTTCTGATACCATGGATGATGCCTGGAATTTGTATGGTAGAGAAGTGATGTCTGCATTTAATCTTTCTCAATTTTCACTCATTTATGATTTGGGAG GGGGTAGTGGTGCCTTGGCTAAGGAATGTATTTCCTTATATCCAAATTCGATGGTGACCGTTTTTGACCTTCCTAAAGTAGTGGAAAGAGCAAAGAAGCAACCTATGTCCTCAGACAAAAGGCGGATTACATTCAAGGAAG GGGACTTTTTTAAAGACCCGGTTCCTGAAGCTGACCTGTACATTTTGGCTCGGATTCTGCATGACTGGGAGGATGAAAAGTGTTTGCAGCTGCTAACCAAACTGCACCAAGCCTGCAGGCCTG GCGGTGGAGTGCTAGTCATTGAAATGCTTCTCAATGAGGACAGATGTGGACCTTTTGAAGTCCACCTACACTCCTTGCTGATGCTGGTCCTCACGGAGGGAAAAGAACGGACTCCATCTGAATACAAGGCGCTCATCACTACCGCTGGCTTCAAGGATGTTCAGCACAAGAAAGGAAGCCGCTACGGCATCATTCTAGGAAGAAAACAGTAG